Below is a window of Candidatus Methylomirabilota bacterium DNA.
ATATCGCCGGGGGTAAGAACCGCGTCCTCCTTCCCCGTGATGAAGACCTGATAGTATCGGAGTACCCGGTTCAGCTCCTCCGCCGAGGTGGTCATGGGGAAGATGATCTCGAAGATGGGGGCGACATCCTCCCCGTAGAAGAGACGGGCCACATCGTACGCTCTGGGGATGCCCTGCAGGACTTCGAGAAGGATCTTGCCTTGCGCCTTTTCCACGGCAGGGTTGGGAACTCGTAAGGTCAGGAACATCTCTCGTCCCAAGGGAAACGCCCGGAAGAAGCCCTCGTAGGTTGTCAGGAGCTTCTCGACGACGAACTCATCGACCTCCTTCCCCTCGAAATCCCACATCTGCTCATCGCAGCCCAAATGGGAGAAGGCGTAGTATGCCTCCCGGATCTCGTCCATCCCCTCCATCACAGGTCCTTGGGCGAAGAAGGGGACGGTGACGTTGTCCGGATGCTGGGTACTCATGCAGCGGGGGATACGGCGGGAGGTCTCGATGTCGATCACCGCGCTACTCTCGATCTGTATGCTGATTGGAATCCGGCTGATTATCCCTGAAGACACGGCTGTGCAGGATGTCTTCAGCCTCAATCGTGACCAGATCCTTTTTCGTGAGTGTGTCTTTATGCTGCGCGAATAGACGATTAGCCTGGCGCAGGCGAGCTCGATCAAGGGCATTCCGCACACTGCGGGCATTGGCAAAGTTGGGCATCTGCATACGCCTGAGAAGGTATTGATAAAAGACCTTTTCAGCGTCTGGGCTGAAACGGTATTGCTGCTTTTCCAACATCAGCTTGGCAATCGCGATCAGTTCGTCCGCCGTGTAATTCGGAAAATCCAGGTGATGCGCAATGCGGGAGGACATCCCTGGATTGCCCTGGAAGAACGTCTCCATGCGATCCTTGTAA
It encodes the following:
- the cbbX gene encoding CbbX protein, producing the protein ALLLVDRVRKSLGLMSGPPSLHMCFTGNPGTGKTTVAMRMAEILHRLGYIRKCNLAAVTRDDLVGQYIGHTAPKTKEVLKRAMGGVLFIDEAYYLYRSENERDYGQESIEILLQVMENQREDLVVILAGYKDRMETFFQGNPGMSSRIAHHLDFPNYTADELIAIAKLMLEKQQYRFSPDAEKVFYQYLLRRMQMPNFANARSVRNALDRARLRQANRLFAQHKDTLTKKDLVTIEAEDILHSRVFRDNQPDSNQHTDRE